In Nicotiana tabacum cultivar K326 chromosome 19, ASM71507v2, whole genome shotgun sequence, one DNA window encodes the following:
- the LOC142173599 gene encoding uncharacterized protein LOC142173599 has product MSTANENNQLNPQGGTPPLLSQTGSPQRSRGGSPERSTSHVDDQQGDEQTVEQGALKKLIAGHVNSALQAFVRGFPNAPQSPSQVNKTTLEDPHLGFDNSRETIEGQNDPIEQIPGVPPVIKRVDIDKYSKQLWKPSAVPLPIPKKFKISDISKYDGMTDPRYHVTAFTIGVKGNDLTKQEIESVLDKKFGETLKKGALTCFNVSTSELVSILRGMGDKVQWPKEMRSDPSKRNPDFLCEFHNDHGHRITDCRLLQGEVEHLSKQVYLTDMFSEKGRQSYMKNKQELPKPPSPKRTVNVITVVDEVNGVTYTAAKKMSKVTVTHGKRVHQVLDGDSITFNDEDADSLMIPHNDALVISLLVHDTNVKRVLIDPGSSINIILLRVMKKMQANDMVIPKARSLAGFDNSSVITKGEVLLTKFDEGVVKDTKFQVVDADMAYNIILEDHGFTTWRLSHPHYIRLSNFLHYGESVKSVKINKLQEIKAFEEIPEILTSKKEMQRLTRRIAARGRFISKSSEKSFKFFSVLKKQNQFEWTDECQQALKDLKLYLSNTPLLAKPKDDEMLLIYLAVSSVVLVREDKEQIVIQSDSQLVVNQMQGTYVAREARMQQYLEKVRELLRQFQSWKAVQIPREENAEANALANLVSATDVTNAENAIVIHLFHLALDQDKSEYGILPKDKKKSQLLRQKVAWYCLIRGSLYQKMFGGPLAWCLGPSQMEYVMREVHEGHCGNHVGGRSLIKRITSAPYYPAANGQDESTNKVIINNLKKRLLEPKGKWPEVLPGVLWAYRTIAKTSMGETPFSLVYGAEALIPVEIGEPSIRYTHLTEEANKEEMRVNLDLLEERREASLIRMAAQKQMIERYYNRKANLRYFKIGNFVLKKIFRSTKAANAGKLSPNWEGPYRVKGIDGKGAYELETIDGKVLSSN; this is encoded by the exons ATGTCAACTGCTAACGAAAATAACCAGTTGAACCCACAAGGTGGAACTCCACCGCTCCTCTCTCAAACGGGATCCCCTCAGCGATCCCGTGGAGGTTCACCTGAAAGGTCTACATCGCACGTTGATGATCAACAAGGAGATGAACAAACTGTAGAGCAGGGCGCTCTAAAGAAATTGATTGCAGGACACGTGAATAGTGCTTTACAAGCTTTCGTTAGAGGATTTCCCAATGCGCCACAATCTCCTTCACAAGTCAATAAAACAACCCTAGAAGACCCGCACTTAGGGTTTGACAACTCTAGAG aaacaaTTGAAGGGCAAAACGATCCCATAGAGCAAATACCTGGTGTGCCACCCGTGATCAAAAGGGTGGATATTGACAAGTATTCGAAACAACTTTGGAAGCCAAGTGCAGTGCCCTTGCCAATTcctaaaaagtttaaaatatctGATATTTCGAAATATGATGGAATGACCGACCCTCGATATCACGTAACTGCATTCACAAtcggcgtaaaaggcaacgatttaaccaaacaagaaattgaatcggTTTTGGAtaagaaatttggtgaaacactcaaGAAAGGAGCATTAacgtg CTTCAACGTCAGCACCTCTGAGTTAGTATCTATTTTAAGAGGTATGGGAGATAAGGTGCAATGGCCTAAAGAAATGAGATCAGATCCAAGCAAAAGGAATCCAGATTTCTTGTGTGAGTTTCACAACGATCATGGCCATAGAATAACAGATTGTAGACTACTGCAGGGAGAGGTCGAGCACTTGTCGAAGCAAGTTTATCTAACTGACATGTTTAGCGAGAAAGGAAGACAATCATATATGAAGAACAAACAAGAACTCCCAAAACCTCCGTCACCAAAAAGAACAGTTAATGTGATAACTGTGGTAGATGAGGTCAATGGTGTAACTTATACAGCTGCAAAAAAGATGTCAAAAGTCACGGTTACTCATGGGAAGCGAGTTCACCAAGTTTTAGATGGAGATAGTATAAcattcaatgatgaagatgcggACAGCTTGATGattcctcacaacgatgcactggtaatatctttacttgtacacgATACTAACGTAaagcgagttttgattgatccaggtagttcaaTAAATATCATTTTACTAAGGGTGATGAAAAAAATGCAAGCTAACGACATGGTGATTCCAAAGGCACGGTCCTTGGCCGGGTTTGATAACTCAAGTGTTATCACAAAAGGGGAAGTTTTACTCACCAAGTTTGATGAAGGGGTTGTTAAGGATACGAAGTTCCAGGTGGTAGATGCGGACATGGCATATAATATAATTCtggaagaccatggattcacgacATGGAGGTTGTCCCATCCACATTACATCAGGTTATCAAATTTCCTTCATTATGGGGAATCTGTCAAATCAGTGAAGATCAACAAGCTTCAAGAA ATCAAAGCTTTCGAAGAAATACCAGAGATACTCACGAGCAAAAAAGAAATGCAGAGATTAACAAGAAGAATAGCAGCCAGGGGGAGGTTTATATCAAAGTCATCAGAAAAgagttttaaattcttttcagtatTGAAAAAGCAGAATCAATTTGAATGGACTGACGAATGTCAACAAGCCCTCAAGGACCTTAAATTGTATCTGTCAAATACGCCATTGCTAGCCAAACCAAAAGACGATGAAATGCTTCTCATTTATCTTGCTGTGTCAAGTGTAGTATTGGTACGAGAGGATAAAG AGCAGATTGTGATCCAAAGTGATTCACAGTTGGTGGTTAACCAGATGCAGGGGACTTACGTGGCAAGAGAAGCGCGAATGCAACAATACCtagaaaaggtacgggaattACTTAGACAATTTCAGTCATGGAAGGCTGTGCAGATACCcagggaagaaaatgcagaagcaaATGCGTTGGCAAATCTCGTGTCTGCCACGGATgtaacaaatgcagaaaatgctatcgtaatacatttgtttcatttGGCACTTGACCAAGACAAgagtgag TATGGAATCTTACCCAAGGACAAGAAGAAGTCACAATTGCTTCGCCAAAAAGTCGCCTGGTATTGCTTAATTCGTGGAAGTTTATATCAAAAGATGTTTGGCGGACCTTTAGCATGGTGCCTTGGCCCATCGCAAATGGAGTATGTGATGAGGGAAGTACATGAGGGGCACTGCGGAAATCACGTCGGGGGAAGATCATTG atcaaacGGATTACGTCCGCACCTTACTACCCTGCAGCTAATGGACAAGATGAGTCGACAAACAAAGTTATCATTAATAACTTGAAGAAGAGATTATTAGAACCAAAAGGCAAATGGCCAGAAGTGTTACCGGGGGTGTTGTGGGCCTATCGAACAATAGCGAAAACAAGTATGGGTGAAACTCCATTTTCGCTTGTTTATGGTGCAGAAGCTTTAATTCCAGTAGAGATAGGTGAACCAAGTATAAGATACACACATCTTACTGAGGAAGCAAATAAAGAGGAGATGCGAGTAAATTTGGATCTATTAGAAGAAAGGAGAGAAGCATCATTAATTCGAATGGCGGCTCAAAAACAAATGATTGAGCGATATTACAACAGGAAAGCTAATTtgagatacttcaagattgggaaCTTCGTCCTCAAAAAGATATTCCGATCGACAAAAGCGGCCAACgcaggaaagttgagtccaaattgggaaggcccTTATAGGGTTAAAGGTATCGATGGAAagggagcatacgagttggaaacCATAGATGGCAAGGTACTATCATCAAACTAG